The sequence below is a genomic window from Deltaproteobacteria bacterium GWC2_55_46.
CAAAAGGGGATAAGCGAAGAGGAGGCTCTCAACCTGTTGCGAGTCTCCGCGCGACGTCAGCAGAAGACGATTTGTGAGATAGCGAAGGTCCTGATAGCTGGAGAAAGGATATTGAGTGGCTCCTTTCCGGCAGGGCCGGGGGCGGCGCCGGATGAGCCAAAAAAATAATTACAGGCTACCTCTAAAAATTGTTCTTTCCCCTGACCTCTGCGTAGCGCCAGAATAAAAATGCTCACATTATTAGCTTAGATGCTGCGCTTTTTCTTTCCGCTTTGTAACGCAGGCGTTTTTTTGCGGTCCGTTCAGCTTCTGCCGGGCGGATCATAACGGCAACGCAAAAAGCATAACATTAAAAAAACCTTCGCCCCTATCCCACCAGCACAAACTTTTCCGGTCTCACTCCGCAGACGAAGCATGGCTCCTTTGGCCTTCCGAACTCGACGTGTCCGCAGACAGGGCAGAGATAGAACTCGGTCTCTGTAAGGTCAGCCCCGTTCTTGACGGCATCGAGCGCGAGCTTGTAGAGGCGCGCGTGCACCTGCTCGACCTGTAACGCGTAGCCTATCATGCGCTTGCCCTTGTGCCCTTCAGCCTCGGCCTGCTTTAGCATCGGAGGGTACATCTCGGTATATTCGTAGGTCTCTCCGCCTATCGCAGCCTCAAGGTTCTCCATGGTCGATTTAACGCCTTCAAGGGCGTTTATATGCCCTTCGGCATGTA
It includes:
- a CDS encoding rubrerythrin, with protein sequence MSNTKDDLKEAFAGESQANQKYRAFAKKAEQDGFPNIARLFRTTAEAEKIHAEGHINALEGVKSTMENLEAAIGGETYEYTEMYPPMLKQAEAEGHKGKRMIGYALQVEQVHARLYKLALDAVKNGADLTETEFYLCPVCGHVEFGRPKEPCFVCGVRPEKFVLVG